A region from the Terriglobia bacterium genome encodes:
- a CDS encoding dCMP deaminase family protein: MASRPDRHHYFMGIALAVRQRADCTGQKVGAVIVVDRRIVSTGYNGTPSGMQNCSDGGCHRCANRDKKYASGTAYDLCICVHAEQNAILAAARFGISIQGAVMYTTTEPCFGCLKEMLQAGISEVYYLHPWSSPRDENQQRQYQSLQNAIEHGVHQLNMPDDREAWAKGASAAVGSADSHGMQTP; this comes from the coding sequence ATGGCATCGCGTCCGGATCGGCATCATTACTTCATGGGAATTGCGTTGGCGGTTCGTCAGCGCGCGGACTGCACGGGGCAGAAGGTTGGAGCGGTGATCGTGGTGGATCGGCGGATTGTTTCGACCGGCTACAACGGGACGCCGAGCGGAATGCAGAATTGTTCCGACGGGGGCTGCCACCGGTGCGCGAATCGCGACAAGAAGTACGCTTCGGGTACCGCGTACGATCTCTGCATCTGCGTTCACGCGGAACAGAACGCAATTTTGGCGGCGGCGAGGTTCGGCATCAGCATACAGGGCGCGGTGATGTATACGACGACGGAGCCGTGCTTTGGGTGCCTGAAGGAGATGCTGCAGGCGGGGATTTCCGAGGTGTACTACCTACATCCGTGGAGTTCGCCTCGGGATGAAAACCAGCAGCGGCAGTACCAGTCGCTGCAGAACGCGATTGAGCACGGAGTTCACCAACTGAACATGCCTGACGATCGGGAAGCGTGGGCGAAGGGCGCGTCGGCTGCAGTGGGATCGGCGGATTCTCACGGGATGCAGACACCGTAA